One part of the Algibacter sp. L1A34 genome encodes these proteins:
- a CDS encoding heparinase II/III family protein, translating to MFCSTASIKVYFILKKRSLQHSKLILILFFLGIISPIYAQDIPSGSIIENQELSNYLKESVKVQLGNESEISIAVLANYLREKFSERYFFNWKNKDERFLEYKSLYASAEKSHIERAKDHIAKFPDATQWKLPFNYQNGEPVNAYAMRHLARQHKMIDIAYLYHYRNKDTTYLDYFKNQLKSLNTALASDQYEKIEDGNGVFESFRSGYRVLNWLQIHNLFLGEESYTDEDELITIATLLQHGQHLYEHNAKFHAGNHQTRGLSALAMLSILLRDFEGTDIWYNHAMKLLEEHLSKEINDDGFQFERTVHYHMSDIGNYYYVYQLAKMSNLDVSPFWKDRLKSLFVSLTKMAYPDKSAPVLSDDTDDPWAEKNNISGALTLGYLLFDSPKMGYFANSQVDAKMFWYVTDKQLEMLSDIESKSPSMKSVEFATTGYYIMREGWEKNDKMMIISAGLDTDKPDHQHGDMLGVQAMANGKVVLPNYQVRYSLEDLELFKNSMTKNVALVDDELIGKQYTSNKGGSGFGKFLNLPKPKITAWEKNKDLDIFIGSHDGFENIGVKYNRQVIYLKDDFWIVKDNFTSEEKHTYKQVWQGHYTLEEGANLIRSSFDDASGLDILQINKADAVLNSGQRGKQWSVVSKMNENNFSFITALYPYEGYNNRIDENVKMPKIKGWELNTSSYNITGEAASSLSKGHEVVLFSAKSLELNSVKIEFSESSDMFIKYSDSVLTIQCLGKQDVKTQVKTSKINEAFLIKPGEVILIKI from the coding sequence ATGTTTTGTTCTACAGCTTCAATTAAAGTATATTTTATATTAAAGAAAAGAAGTTTGCAGCATTCAAAATTAATTTTAATACTGTTTTTTCTTGGAATAATTTCACCTATTTACGCTCAAGATATTCCTTCTGGAAGTATTATTGAAAATCAAGAACTCTCTAATTATTTAAAGGAAAGTGTAAAGGTTCAATTAGGTAATGAAAGTGAAATATCAATAGCAGTTCTTGCTAATTATTTGCGAGAAAAATTTTCCGAACGTTATTTTTTCAACTGGAAGAATAAAGACGAACGCTTTTTAGAGTATAAAAGTTTATACGCTTCCGCGGAAAAATCACATATAGAACGAGCCAAAGATCATATAGCAAAATTTCCAGATGCTACACAATGGAAACTCCCGTTTAACTACCAAAATGGAGAACCGGTAAACGCTTATGCTATGAGGCATTTGGCACGCCAGCATAAAATGATCGATATCGCTTATTTATATCATTATAGAAACAAGGACACTACATATCTAGATTATTTTAAAAATCAATTAAAGTCTTTAAACACTGCGCTTGCTTCTGATCAATACGAAAAAATAGAAGATGGAAATGGTGTTTTCGAATCATTTAGGTCTGGTTACCGAGTTTTAAATTGGTTGCAAATTCATAATTTGTTTTTAGGGGAAGAAAGTTATACAGATGAAGATGAGTTAATCACTATAGCAACGCTTTTACAGCATGGTCAGCATTTGTATGAACATAACGCTAAGTTTCATGCAGGTAATCACCAAACAAGAGGTTTGTCGGCTTTAGCCATGCTTTCTATATTACTTAGGGATTTTGAAGGAACAGATATATGGTACAATCACGCTATGAAACTTTTGGAAGAGCATTTATCTAAAGAAATAAATGATGATGGTTTTCAGTTTGAGCGTACGGTACATTATCATATGAGTGATATTGGTAATTATTATTACGTTTATCAGCTTGCAAAAATGAGTAATCTAGATGTGAGTCCGTTTTGGAAAGATAGATTGAAATCCCTTTTTGTAAGTTTAACAAAAATGGCGTATCCCGATAAATCGGCTCCTGTTTTATCTGATGATACTGATGATCCTTGGGCGGAAAAAAATAATATTTCTGGCGCTTTAACGTTGGGTTATTTGTTGTTCGATTCACCTAAAATGGGCTATTTTGCCAATAGTCAGGTAGACGCTAAAATGTTTTGGTATGTTACCGATAAGCAGTTAGAGATGTTGAGTGATATTGAATCTAAATCGCCAAGTATGAAATCGGTAGAATTTGCAACTACAGGTTATTACATAATGCGTGAAGGTTGGGAGAAGAATGATAAAATGATGATTATTTCTGCTGGTTTAGATACCGATAAGCCAGATCATCAGCATGGGGATATGTTAGGTGTTCAAGCTATGGCCAACGGAAAAGTTGTTTTACCAAATTATCAAGTACGTTATTCCTTGGAAGATTTGGAGCTTTTTAAAAATTCTATGACAAAAAATGTGGCTTTGGTTGATGATGAATTAATAGGTAAACAATATACGTCTAACAAAGGAGGAAGCGGTTTTGGGAAGTTTTTAAATTTACCTAAGCCAAAAATAACTGCGTGGGAGAAAAATAAGGATTTAGATATTTTTATAGGAAGTCATGACGGGTTTGAAAATATAGGTGTTAAATATAACCGACAAGTCATTTATCTAAAGGATGATTTTTGGATTGTAAAAGATAATTTTACATCTGAGGAAAAGCATACTTATAAACAGGTTTGGCAAGGGCATTATACTTTAGAAGAAGGAGCGAATTTAATTCGTTCTAGTTTCGATGATGCTTCTGGATTGGATATTTTACAAATAAATAAAGCCGATGCTGTTTTAAACTCTGGACAACGTGGTAAACAATGGTCGGTAGTTTCAAAAATGAACGAAAATAATTTCAGTTTTATTACGGCTTTATATCCTTATGAGGGTTATAATAATAGAATTGATGAAAATGTCAAAATGCCCAAAATAAAAGGGTGGGAACTAAATACTTCAAGTTATAACATTACAGGAGAAGCTGCTTCGAGTTTGTCTAAAGGACATGAGGTCGTGCTTTTTTCGGCAAAATCTTTGGAGTTGAATAGCGTT